Sequence from the Amycolatopsis sp. NBC_00345 genome:
GCATGGCGATCGCCCAGGACCCGGCCGGTGCCGTCTTCGGGCTGTGGCAGGCGGGTGACCACTACGGCACGGGGGTGCTCGACGCCCCCGGCGCGCCGGCGTGGAACGAGTGCATGAGCCGGGACTTCGCCGCGGCGAAGTCCTTCTACGGAGAGGTTTTCGGCTACGGGTTCGGTGACCTGTCCAGCGGCGGGTTCACGTATTCGACGCTGGACCTCGCGGGCCGCCCGGTGGGCGGGCTGGGGCAGCTGGGCCCGGAGGTGCCCGCGGAGATCCCGTCGAGCTGGCTGGCGTACTTCTGGGTGGCCGACGCCGATGCTTCCGCCGCGCGCGTCACCGAGCTGGGCGGCCAGGTCGTGGACGCGCCGGCCGACACCCCGCACGGCCGCCTGGTGACGGCGGTGGACGACCAGGGCGCGGCGTTCCGGCTGATGATGCCGAACGAGCAGTCCGGCAACCCGCCGGGCTGGAAGGACTGAACAGGACCAGGGCTGAACAGGACCAGGGCTGAACAGGACCAGGGCTGAACAGGACCAGGGCTGAACAGCACCGGGGCTGAACAGCACCGGGGCTGAACAGCACCGG
This genomic interval carries:
- a CDS encoding VOC family protein, coding for MLYRDERWADGTPCWVDLMVPDRVRAAEFYQGLLGWQIEVGGADTGFYGMAMVAGRPVAGVGETPPGQEGMPAAWTTYLAVSDVDKTVAAVTEAGGTVLAPPMDVMSAGRMAIAQDPAGAVFGLWQAGDHYGTGVLDAPGAPAWNECMSRDFAAAKSFYGEVFGYGFGDLSSGGFTYSTLDLAGRPVGGLGQLGPEVPAEIPSSWLAYFWVADADASAARVTELGGQVVDAPADTPHGRLVTAVDDQGAAFRLMMPNEQSGNPPGWKD